In Felis catus isolate Fca126 chromosome A3, F.catus_Fca126_mat1.0, whole genome shotgun sequence, a single genomic region encodes these proteins:
- the ROMO1 gene encoding reactive oxygen species modulator 1, whose protein sequence is MPVAVGPYGQSQPSCFDRVKMGFVMGCAVGMAAGALFGTFSCLRIGMRGRELMGGIGKTMMQSGGTFGTFMAIGMGIRC, encoded by the exons ATGCCGGTGGCCGTGGGGCCCTACGGACAGTCTCAGCCGAGCTGCTTCGACCGCGTGAAGATGGGCTTTGTGATGGGCTGCGCAGTGGGCATGGCGGCTGGGGCGCTCTTCGGCACCTTTTCCTGTCTCAG GATTGGAATGCGGGGCCGGGAGCTGATGGGCGGCATCGGGAAAACCATGATGCAGAGTGGAGGCACCTTTGGCACGTTCATGGCCATTGGGATGGGCATCCGATGTTAA